One window of Campylobacter sp. MIT 99-7217 genomic DNA carries:
- a CDS encoding Ppx/GppA phosphatase family protein, translated as MARKTAVIDLGSNSVRMVIFEKSSRFAFNICAEYKRKVRLGENAYNNGKVLQAEAMQRTEDTLAHFKALSLKHKCNKLLIVGTSALRDAPNSKDFIKRIKNKLKLNIRCIDGKTESYLGGLAALNLLSDIQNATTLDIGGGSSELCLIRGGKIVDYISLDIGTVRLKELFSDKDKLKDLDNFFKPLLKLIPESFKNEKLIAIGGSLRALSNSIMQKNSYPLKTLHNFHYELKNEKAHIKKILACQNEDLANYGIKKDRFDTIKEGILIFLNIAETLGAKEIITSGVGVREGVFLQDLLPKTKSFPVNFNPSLRSLQDRFLKKNHKSKISLYCSKIFDELQSLHDLNISFKTSLINASKLYHIGEFISPYYSNEHSAYLVLNNLDYRISHKEKTLIAHLIKFSGKKINSTLIKEYQDLLPKFSILAWLSFILGLAKILEQNCFEKDKIQFKLKNKSLYIYSQNTINIPKDELKKLVLPEDLILVVNQVP; from the coding sequence ATGGCAAGAAAAACTGCTGTTATTGATCTTGGTTCAAATTCTGTAAGAATGGTGATCTTTGAAAAAAGTTCAAGATTTGCTTTTAATATTTGTGCTGAGTATAAAAGAAAGGTTCGGCTTGGAGAAAATGCCTATAATAACGGCAAAGTCTTACAAGCTGAAGCTATGCAAAGAACAGAAGATACTCTAGCTCATTTTAAGGCTTTAAGCCTAAAGCATAAATGTAATAAACTTTTGATCGTAGGTACTTCTGCCCTAAGAGATGCTCCAAATTCTAAGGATTTCATCAAGAGGATAAAAAATAAGCTAAAACTTAATATCCGTTGCATAGACGGAAAAACCGAATCATATCTTGGAGGCTTAGCCGCTTTAAATTTACTAAGCGATATCCAAAACGCTACCACTCTTGATATAGGCGGTGGATCAAGTGAGCTTTGCTTGATAAGAGGAGGGAAAATTGTTGATTATATATCTTTGGATATTGGCACAGTAAGACTTAAGGAGCTATTTAGTGATAAAGATAAACTTAAGGATCTTGATAACTTTTTTAAACCTCTTTTAAAACTTATCCCTGAAAGCTTTAAAAATGAAAAGCTAATCGCCATAGGAGGAAGTTTAAGAGCGCTTTCAAATTCTATCATGCAAAAAAACTCATATCCTTTAAAAACCTTACATAATTTTCATTATGAACTTAAAAATGAAAAAGCACATATTAAAAAAATACTTGCTTGCCAAAATGAGGATTTAGCAAACTATGGTATTAAAAAGGATCGCTTTGATACTATAAAAGAAGGTATTTTGATCTTTTTAAATATTGCTGAAACACTTGGAGCAAAAGAAATCATCACAAGTGGCGTTGGTGTTAGAGAGGGTGTTTTTTTACAAGATTTGCTCCCTAAAACAAAAAGCTTTCCCGTAAATTTTAACCCAAGTCTTAGATCCTTGCAAGATAGATTTTTGAAAAAAAATCATAAAAGCAAAATTAGCCTTTATTGCTCAAAAATCTTTGATGAGCTTCAAAGCCTGCATGATTTAAACATATCCTTTAAAACGAGTTTAATTAACGCTTCTAAGCTTTATCATATAGGCGAGTTTATAAGTCCTTATTATTCAAATGAACATAGTGCGTATTTGGTGCTTAATAACCTAGATTATAGGATTTCTCATAAAGAAAAAACCCTCATTGCTCACTTGATAAAATTTTCAGGAAAAAAGATCAATTCTACTCTTATTAAAGAATATCAAGATCTCTTGCCCAAATTTTCCATTCTAGCATGGCTAAGCTTTATACTAGGACTTGCAAAGATCTTAGAACAAAACTGCTTTGAAAAAGATAAAATCCAATTTAAACTAAAAAACAAATCTCTATATATCTACTCTCAAAATACCATAAATATCCCAAAAGATGAGCTTAAAAAGCTTGTTTTACCTGAAGATCTTATTTTAGTAGTAAATCAAGTGCCTTGA
- a CDS encoding TSUP family transporter — MEGIIQIDTIYYFILFFVAIFAGFVDAIVGGGGLITLPALMASGIPPHLALSTNKLQSVFGSFTAMLTYFKARSLAYLGLGVLFTALGATMGAILVLYINDKHLKLIVLVFLALTFIYTALKPNLGKHKGEAKINIKLFHFIFGLILGFYDGFLGPGTGSFWIFACVVFLGLSMKEASINTKILNFTSNIIALIVFLCFYKLLWDIGILMGVGQIIGAYLGSKLVLKTEAKFIKKLFLAVVFLTLLKVTYDYFMS; from the coding sequence ATGGAAGGTATAATACAAATTGATACTATTTATTATTTTATTTTATTTTTTGTCGCTATTTTCGCAGGTTTTGTTGATGCTATTGTTGGAGGTGGAGGGCTTATCACTTTACCAGCCTTAATGGCAAGTGGTATACCACCTCATTTAGCACTAAGCACAAACAAGCTTCAAAGTGTTTTTGGCTCATTTACTGCTATGCTAACTTATTTTAAGGCTAGAAGCCTTGCTTATCTTGGCTTAGGAGTGCTTTTTACAGCCTTAGGGGCTACAATGGGTGCTATTTTAGTGCTTTATATCAACGATAAACACTTAAAGCTTATCGTCCTTGTTTTCTTAGCTCTAACTTTCATTTACACAGCCTTAAAGCCAAATCTTGGAAAACATAAGGGCGAAGCAAAGATTAATATCAAGCTTTTTCATTTCATTTTTGGGCTTATTTTGGGCTTTTATGATGGCTTTTTAGGACCTGGAACTGGCTCATTTTGGATCTTTGCTTGCGTAGTATTTTTGGGGCTTAGTATGAAAGAAGCAAGCATAAATACTAAAATCTTAAATTTTACAAGCAATATCATAGCCCTTATAGTATTTTTATGTTTTTACAAACTGCTTTGGGATATAGGAATTTTAATGGGAGTAGGACAGATCATAGGAGCTTATCTTGGCTCAAAACTTGTTTTAAAAACTGAGGCTAAATTTATCAAAAAGCTTTTTTTAGCTGTGGTATTTCTCACTCTTTTAAAAGTAACTTATGATTATTTTATGTCTTAA
- a CDS encoding GspE/PulE family protein: MNDDFLQYLCEVKGVQKASIEEFLREYSFDDLAGYVFLFYEKNPHFLNRLCLHFKLKVEDFLRSFASFKGLEFVDLSLDEVFVSKLPLNLLLSLKALPFKEDKENIYIAFCEPSSFLNLQKIQNFFKDKFVKPYLANPLKIAEFLQDLSLKEQISLLLAQIKTELKDNTQKEQSGVSAFFELLIKEAIRLRTSDIHLEPSENRALIRFRIDGVLSLFLELEYEIYEALNSYIKLKSHLNLAEKRKAQDGSFSMSFEGLEYDFRLSSLPLFYGESLVIRILEHKKDFFALEHLNFLNKDLNLLKKKIHEAYGLILLTGPTGSGKSTTLYACLNEIKSMQKKIITAEDPIEYKLDLVQQILLNEKAGLDFNNALRAILRQDPDVIMIGEIRDEQSLDIAIKSSLTGHLVFSTLHTNDALGAVSRMLDMNAKPYLLASSLSLVIAQRLVRKLCVHCSFKSSKRYKEFEGEFYEALGCEYCKMSGYKGRELVAEFLFVDEQVSELIRSNATKQEFLSYLKKQGYKSMLENGLQKAEQGITSIEELLRVLR, encoded by the coding sequence ATGAATGATGATTTTTTACAATACCTTTGTGAAGTAAAAGGAGTGCAAAAAGCAAGTATAGAAGAGTTTTTGAGGGAGTATTCTTTTGATGATTTGGCTGGGTATGTGTTTTTGTTTTATGAGAAAAATCCTCATTTTCTTAATAGGCTTTGCTTGCATTTTAAGCTTAAGGTGGAGGATTTTTTAAGATCTTTTGCCTCGTTTAAGGGCTTGGAATTTGTGGATTTAAGTCTAGATGAAGTGTTTGTTTCTAAGCTTCCTTTAAATTTGCTTTTAAGTCTTAAGGCACTTCCTTTTAAGGAGGATAAAGAAAATATTTATATCGCCTTTTGTGAGCCTAGTTCTTTTTTAAATTTACAAAAAATTCAAAATTTCTTTAAGGATAAATTTGTAAAGCCTTATCTTGCAAATCCCCTTAAGATAGCCGAGTTTTTGCAGGATTTAAGTTTAAAAGAGCAAATTTCTTTACTCTTAGCACAGATCAAAACAGAGCTTAAGGATAATACCCAAAAAGAGCAAAGTGGTGTAAGTGCATTTTTTGAGCTTCTTATCAAAGAAGCTATAAGGCTTAGAACAAGTGATATACATTTAGAGCCAAGTGAAAATAGGGCTTTGATCCGTTTTAGGATAGATGGGGTTTTAAGCTTATTTTTAGAACTTGAATATGAAATTTATGAAGCCTTAAATTCTTATATAAAACTTAAATCTCATCTTAATTTAGCCGAAAAAAGAAAGGCTCAAGATGGAAGTTTTAGTATGAGCTTTGAGGGCTTAGAATATGATTTTAGACTTTCATCTTTGCCCTTATTTTACGGAGAAAGCTTGGTTATAAGGATATTAGAGCATAAAAAAGACTTTTTTGCTCTAGAGCATTTAAATTTCTTAAATAAAGATTTAAATTTACTAAAGAAAAAAATTCATGAAGCTTATGGGCTTATCTTGCTTACAGGACCTACAGGAAGTGGAAAAAGCACGACTTTATATGCGTGTTTAAATGAAATAAAAAGCATGCAAAAAAAGATTATTACCGCTGAAGATCCCATAGAATACAAGCTTGATTTAGTGCAACAAATTTTACTTAATGAAAAAGCAGGGCTTGATTTTAACAATGCCTTGCGTGCTATTTTAAGACAAGATCCTGATGTTATCATGATAGGAGAAATTCGCGATGAACAAAGTCTTGATATAGCGATAAAATCCTCTCTAACAGGGCATTTAGTTTTTTCTACTTTGCACACAAACGATGCCTTAGGAGCGGTAAGCAGAATGCTTGATATGAATGCAAAGCCTTATTTACTTGCTTCTTCTTTGAGTTTGGTTATTGCTCAAAGGCTTGTAAGAAAGCTTTGTGTGCATTGTTCTTTTAAAAGTTCTAAAAGATATAAAGAATTTGAGGGCGAGTTTTACGAGGCTTTAGGGTGTGAATATTGTAAGATGAGTGGCTATAAGGGGCGTGAGCTTGTGGCTGAGTTTTTGTTTGTCGATGAGCAAGTAAGCGAGCTTATAAGATCAAACGCAACTAAACAAGAGTTTTTAAGCTATCTTAAAAAGCAAGGTTATAAAAGTATGCTTGAAAATGGCTTGCAAAAGGCAGAGCAGGGCATTACGAGCATAGAAGAGCTTTTGAGGGTTTTAAGATGA
- the hsrA gene encoding homeostatic response regulator transcription factor HsrA, which produces MRILVIEDDNSLNKTIVDNLNQFGYQTDFSENFKDGEYYIGIRRYDLVLSSWNLPDGEGADLINIIKQKSPRTAVVILSSKTDKQNEIKALKTGADDFIKKPVDLDILLARVEARLRMGGTNVIKIDDLVIDPDEEKITYKGQDIELKGKPFEVLTHLARHSDQIVSKEQLLDAIWEEPELVTPNVIEVAINQIRQKMDKPLNISTIETVRRRGYRFCFPKKS; this is translated from the coding sequence ATGAGAATTTTAGTAATTGAAGATGATAATTCACTCAATAAAACCATAGTGGATAACCTAAATCAATTTGGCTATCAAACGGATTTTTCAGAAAATTTCAAAGACGGAGAATACTACATAGGGATAAGACGCTATGATCTTGTGCTTTCAAGCTGGAATTTGCCTGATGGCGAAGGTGCTGATCTGATCAATATCATCAAACAAAAATCCCCAAGAACCGCCGTTGTTATACTCTCTTCAAAAACAGACAAGCAAAATGAGATCAAAGCTTTGAAAACAGGGGCTGATGACTTTATAAAAAAACCTGTAGATCTTGACATTCTTTTAGCAAGAGTTGAGGCTAGACTTAGAATGGGCGGAACAAATGTGATAAAGATAGATGATTTGGTTATAGATCCTGATGAAGAAAAGATCACTTACAAAGGACAAGACATAGAGCTTAAGGGCAAGCCTTTTGAGGTTTTAACCCACCTAGCCAGACACTCAGATCAAATCGTTTCCAAAGAACAACTTTTAGATGCGATCTGGGAAGAGCCTGAGCTTGTAACTCCAAATGTCATCGAAGTTGCTATCAATCAAATTCGTCAAAAAATGGATAAACCTCTTAATATCTCTACCATAGAAACCGTGCGTCGTAGAGGATATAGATTTTGTTTCCCCAAAAAATCCTAG
- a CDS encoding type II secretion system F family protein, giving the protein MKVFKALVLKDKREKTLIIRAKDELGATKKLKGMNLKVLELTLLTQRSFFHTQLKAEVLAFLYKEFALLLGSGISFTLALQSLLDNPYDKNLSLFLQEIKYNLSHGQSLAQAFENTSFTLSQSELTLIKMGENTGDLAFIFSKLCELKEKSLDNQKRIKKALSYPLFVFISLIIAFACLILFVMPQFKMIFDDFGINLPLITRILFGVYEFLDEYYFVLLICMIFCICVFYFAYTKITIFSLWVDFLLLKIPFVKNMIFYNEFCTFFLVFSLLLKNKVDFLTAFFLASSSLKNKFLCKKCKHISTLCQQGLSPDEAFKKSHLFEGVVLSMLNIAMKSAKLDLMSEKISNFYETKQENLMSKFIFLLEPLMTFLVAILVLCLALGIFLPMWELNSSISF; this is encoded by the coding sequence ATGAAAGTTTTTAAAGCTCTTGTTTTAAAAGATAAGAGGGAAAAAACCCTTATCATCAGGGCAAAAGATGAACTTGGTGCTACAAAAAAGCTTAAGGGTATGAATTTAAAGGTTTTAGAGCTTACTTTGCTTACTCAAAGATCTTTTTTCCATACTCAGCTTAAGGCAGAAGTTCTTGCCTTTCTTTATAAGGAATTTGCACTCTTGCTTGGCTCAGGCATTAGCTTTACTTTGGCTTTGCAAAGTCTTCTTGATAATCCTTACGATAAAAACCTAAGCCTTTTTTTACAAGAAATAAAATACAACCTCTCCCACGGACAAAGCCTCGCTCAAGCCTTTGAAAATACGAGTTTTACACTATCTCAAAGTGAGCTTACCTTGATCAAAATGGGCGAAAATACAGGCGATTTAGCCTTTATTTTTTCTAAGCTTTGTGAGCTTAAAGAAAAAAGCTTAGACAATCAAAAGCGTATTAAAAAGGCTTTGAGCTATCCTTTGTTTGTTTTTATAAGCTTGATCATTGCTTTTGCATGTTTGATACTTTTTGTAATGCCTCAGTTTAAGATGATTTTTGATGATTTTGGTATAAATTTACCCTTGATAACGAGGATTTTATTTGGAGTGTATGAGTTTTTAGATGAGTATTATTTTGTTTTATTAATTTGCATGATCTTTTGTATTTGTGTGTTTTATTTTGCATATACAAAAATAACTATATTTAGCCTTTGGGTGGATTTTTTATTGCTTAAAATACCCTTTGTTAAAAATATGATTTTTTATAATGAATTTTGCACTTTTTTCTTGGTCTTTTCTTTGCTTTTAAAAAATAAGGTTGATTTTTTGACCGCCTTTTTTCTTGCGAGCTCAAGTCTAAAAAATAAATTTCTTTGCAAAAAATGCAAACACATTTCAACACTTTGTCAGCAGGGTTTAAGCCCAGATGAAGCTTTTAAAAAGTCTCATCTTTTTGAAGGGGTTGTACTTTCCATGCTTAATATAGCTATGAAAAGTGCTAAGCTTGATTTGATGAGTGAGAAAATTTCAAATTTTTATGAAACAAAACAAGAAAATTTGATGAGTAAATTTATATTCTTACTCGAACCTTTGATGACTTTTTTGGTAGCGATTTTGGTGCTTTGTTTGGCTTTGGGGATATTTTTGCCTATGTGGGAACTAAATAGCTCTATAAGCTTTTGA
- the plsY gene encoding glycerol-3-phosphate 1-O-acyltransferase PlsY → MNLMIYLLAYLIGSIPFGLLLAQFFAKINIQNEGSKSIGATNVLRVVKKENPKLAKKLAVATLLLDFAKAFVPIILAQFLGFDDNMLWSIGVFCVLGHCFSAYLSLEGGKGVATAAGVMAALLPLELLIGFVAWFIVAKVFKISSLASLVALVFFLASSFILHYDMSINTHAPVLIICFIIVYKHIPNIKRMFKKEECKVI, encoded by the coding sequence ATGAATTTAATGATTTATCTGCTTGCTTATTTGATAGGTTCTATCCCTTTTGGTTTGCTTTTAGCTCAATTTTTTGCCAAAATCAATATCCAAAATGAAGGCAGCAAAAGCATAGGTGCGACTAATGTTTTAAGAGTGGTCAAAAAAGAAAATCCCAAACTTGCTAAAAAACTTGCTGTTGCGACTTTGCTTTTAGACTTTGCAAAGGCTTTTGTGCCTATTATCCTTGCTCAATTTTTAGGCTTTGATGATAATATGCTTTGGAGCATAGGGGTGTTTTGTGTTTTGGGGCATTGTTTTTCTGCTTATTTATCACTTGAGGGTGGAAAAGGCGTAGCCACAGCAGCAGGAGTTATGGCTGCTTTACTTCCTTTAGAGCTTCTCATTGGCTTTGTAGCTTGGTTTATCGTTGCTAAGGTCTTTAAAATTTCAAGTCTAGCTTCCTTGGTCGCTTTGGTTTTTTTCCTTGCAAGTTCTTTTATCTTGCATTATGATATGAGCATTAACACGCACGCACCTGTTTTAATCATCTGTTTTATCATCGTTTATAAGCATATACCCAATATCAAAAGAATGTTTAAAAAAGAAGAATGCAAAGTCATATAA
- a CDS encoding dihydroneopterin aldolase has protein sequence MQSHIKIKLKFKCIIGILDFERKKKQKIQIKLEAKSDDFLDYAQLVNHLKKIYKTRQFKLIEESLEELCHELKNLYPQIKFLKITLYKLKIIKKAKVGSSIERIY, from the coding sequence ATGCAAAGTCATATAAAAATCAAACTTAAATTTAAGTGTATCATCGGTATTTTAGACTTTGAACGCAAAAAAAAACAAAAAATACAAATCAAACTCGAAGCCAAGTCTGATGATTTTTTAGACTATGCACAGCTTGTAAATCATCTTAAAAAAATTTATAAAACACGCCAATTTAAACTCATCGAAGAATCCCTAGAAGAACTTTGCCATGAACTTAAAAATTTATATCCTCAAATCAAATTTTTAAAAATCACACTTTATAAGCTCAAGATCATCAAGAAAGCTAAGGTGGGTTCGAGTATAGAACGGATTTATTAA
- a CDS encoding NAD-dependent deacetylase: MKNVMILSGAGLSAPSGLKTFRDHDGLWDNHNVMEVCSATAFRKNPQKIFDFYDTRRAELAKVKPNHAHEMIAKLKEKYTKNLFIITQNVDDLLERAGCAEVTHLHGFLPELVCMDCGSIFDIGYESQRGKICPKCKSLNLRHNIVMFEEQAPMYSVLYELLKQTSLFVCIGTSGAVLPVGHYARMCEKSILNNLEKDEKLEAYFDKCYYQSAELAIDQIAKDIEDFLRAA; this comes from the coding sequence ATGAAAAATGTGATGATTTTAAGCGGAGCAGGGCTTTCTGCTCCAAGTGGTTTAAAAACTTTTAGAGATCATGATGGTCTTTGGGACAATCATAATGTCATGGAGGTTTGCTCTGCAACAGCCTTTAGGAAAAATCCTCAAAAAATCTTTGATTTTTATGATACAAGAAGAGCAGAACTTGCCAAGGTTAAGCCAAATCATGCTCATGAAATGATAGCCAAACTCAAAGAAAAATATACAAAAAATTTATTTATCATCACGCAAAATGTCGATGATTTGCTTGAAAGAGCAGGTTGTGCTGAGGTTACTCATTTGCATGGCTTTTTACCTGAGCTTGTTTGTATGGATTGTGGGAGCATTTTTGATATAGGATATGAAAGCCAAAGGGGCAAGATTTGCCCTAAGTGCAAAAGCTTAAATTTGAGGCATAATATAGTCATGTTTGAAGAACAAGCTCCCATGTATAGCGTGCTTTATGAGCTTTTGAAGCAAACTTCTCTTTTTGTTTGTATAGGCACATCTGGGGCGGTTTTGCCTGTGGGACATTATGCTAGAATGTGTGAAAAAAGTATTTTAAACAATCTTGAAAAAGATGAAAAACTTGAGGCTTATTTTGATAAATGCTATTATCAAAGTGCTGAACTTGCTATTGATCAGATAGCAAAGGATATAGAAGATTTTTTAAGAGCAGCGTAA